A stretch of Brassica rapa cultivar Chiifu-401-42 chromosome A08, CAAS_Brap_v3.01, whole genome shotgun sequence DNA encodes these proteins:
- the LOC103835684 gene encoding MLP-like protein 31 has protein sequence MAQAMLKPSLQGEIEADVEIKAPATKFYHMFAARPQDLSKASLENLQGCRVLEGEMGKVGTLVTWNYVQDGKPMVANERIEAVEPKKNMIKFRVLEGDLMKEFKSFLCTIQVTPKQGGPGGVVNWRMEYERIDENVAPPETLLQVCIKTSKEIDEMLMSKA, from the exons ATGGCACAGGCCATGTTGAAGCCTTCTCTACAAGGAGAGATTGAGGCAGACGTTGAGATCAAAGCTCCGGCCACGAAGTTCTATCACATGTTCGCAGCGAGACCACAAGACTTGTCTAAAGCCAGCCTTGAAAACCTCCAGGGATGTCGTGTGCTAGAGGGAGAGATGGGAAAAGTTGGCACTCTCGTCACCTGGAACTATGTCCAGG ATGGCAAGCCAATGGTGGCTAATGAGAGGATCGAGGCAGTGGAACCGAAGAAAAACATGATAAAGTTCAGAGTTCTAGAGGGAGATCTGATGAAAGAGTTCAAGAGCTTCCTATGCACGATCCAGGTGACTCCGAAGCAAGGAGGACCTGGAGGTGTGGTGAACTGGCGCATGGAATACGAGAGGATTGATGAAAACGTGGCTCCCCCGGAGACTCTGCTCCAAGTGTGTATCAAAACGTCCAAAGAAATCGACGAAATGCTTATGTCTAAGGCATAG
- the LOC103835683 gene encoding MLP-like protein 34 translates to MAGVQTLDLEIQVNMPADRFFNSFKNKEGSFTDKTEAVYIHHDDTNSSIQIWNLIVDGKMEQIKAKTEVDEENMSVSFLAMEGDVLEQYKSYKITLDVVPKDDRVCIAKWKWEYEKLNDDVPPPTKYIAFVADYTRELEARLLSES, encoded by the exons ATGGCGGGCGTTCAGACTCTCGACCTAGAGATCCAAGTGAACATGCCGGCGGATAGATTTTTCAACAGTTTCAAGAATAAGGAAGGAAGTTTCACAGACAAGACAGAAGCAGTTTATATTCATCATGACGATACCAACTCCTCGATTCAGATTTGGAATCTCATTGTTG ATGGAAAGATGGAGCAGATTAAGGCGAAGACAGAGGTTGATGAAGAGAACATGTCGGTTTCTTTCTTAGCTATGGAAGGAGATGTGTTGGAGCAGTACAAGAGCTACAAGATAACACTTGACGTTGTTCCAAAAGATGATAGAGTATGTATTGCCAAGTGGAAATGGGAATACGAGAAGCTAAACGACGACGTTCCTCCCCCTACTAAATACATTGCATTCGTTGCCGATTACACGCGTGAGCTCGAGGCTAGGTTGTTGTCTGAATCATAA
- the LOC103835686 gene encoding MLP-like protein 31 encodes MAQSSLFGELEVEVEIKSSAAKFYHMYAGTPHHVANATPRNVQACDLHDGEWGEVGSIIFWNYVHDGQAKVAKERIEVVKPEKKLVKFRVLEGDLMEEFKSFLITIKVTPKQGGSGSIVKWHFEYEKIDENISHPETLLPFFADMIKEIDEHLLSEE; translated from the exons ATGGCACAATCTTCTCTATTTGGAGAACTTGAGGTTGAAGTCGAGATCAAATCTTCGGCGGCCAAGTTCTACCACATGTACGCCGGAACGCCGCATCATGTGGCCAACGCCACTCCACGCAATGTGCAGGCATGTGATCTGCACGACGGAGAATGGGGCGAAGTTGGCAGTATTATCTTTTGGAACTACGTTCATG ATGGACAAGCCAAGGTGgcaaaggaaaggatcgaaGTGGTGAAACCTGAGAAGAAACTGGTGAAGTTTAGGGTTTTAGAGGGAGATCTGATGGAAGAGTTCAAGAGCTTTTTGATTACGATCAAGGTAACCCCTAAGCAAGGAGGAAGTGGAAGTATTGTGAAGTGGCACTTCGAGTATGAGAAGATTGATGAGAACATTTCTCACCCTGAGACTTTGCTCCCTTTCTTTGCTGATATGATCAAAGAGATCGACGAACACCTCTTGTCCGAGGAATAG
- the LOC103835685 gene encoding MLP-like protein 34, producing the protein MTSIQTLDLEIQVNMTADRFFNSFKKKEGNFTDKTEAVSVHRDDPKSNSSIQIWNFIVDGKMEQVKEKIEVDEENKSVSFLAIEGDVLEQYKSYKITLDVVPRDGVCVAKWTWEYEKIHDDVPIPTKYIAFVADYTRDLETRLLSES; encoded by the exons ATGACTAGCATTCAGACTCTCGACCTAGAGATCCAAGTGAACATGACGGCCGATAGATTTTTCAACAGTTTCAAGAAGAAAGAAGGAAATTTCACAGACAAGACAGAAGCAGTTTCTGTTCATCGTGACGATCCCAAATCCAACTCCTCGATTCAGATCTGGAACTTCATCGTAG ATGGAAAGATGGAGCAGGTTAAGGAGAAGATAGAGGTTGATGAAGAGAACAAGTCGGTTTCTTTCTTAGCTATTGAAGGAGATGTGTTGGAGCAATACAAGAGCTACAAGATAACACTTGACGTTGTTCCTAGAGATGGAGTTTGTGTTGCCAAGTGGACATGGGAATACGAGAAGATACACGACGACGTTCCAATCCCTACTAAATACATTGCCTTCGTTGCAGATTACACGCGTGACCTCGAGACTAGGTTATTGTCCGAATCATAA
- the LOC103835687 gene encoding auxin efflux carrier component 7, giving the protein MITWHDLCTVLTAVIPLYFAMILAYGSVRWWKIFSPDQCSGINRFVAIFAVPLLSFHFISTNNPYAINLRFIAADTLQKLIMLTLLTLWANFTHSGSLEWSITIFSLSTLPDTLVMGIPLLTAMYGEYSCSLMVQVVVLQCIVWYTILLFLFEYRGAKILIMEQFPETAASIVSFKVHSDVVSLDGNDLLETDAEIGGDGKLHVTVRKSNASRRFLCCPSMTPRPSNITGAEIYSLDTTPRGSNFNQSDSYSVMGFSGGRLSNFGQSSRGQTPGPSNFEVSCGMASSPGLGYDPGTSGSYLALNAEFSSLVANKTVSKNHHTRGKSSSSHDAKELHMFVWGSNGGSDQGAKEIRMIVPEPPQNAETKVTATGPRNIDFGGEEESERVKEVATGRNKLQCNSMAELNPREAVETVPVKHMPPASVMTRLIVKMVWRKLTRNPNTYSSLIGLIWALVAFRWNVAMPRIIQQSISILSDAGLGMAMFSLGLFMALEPKLIACGNSTATFAMAVRFLTGPAVMAVAAMAIGLRGDLLRVAIVQAALPQGIMPFVFAKEYNVHPAILSTGVIFGMLIALPITLVYYILLGL; this is encoded by the exons ATGATCACATGGCACGACCTCTGCACGGTCCTCACTGCGGTAATCCCACTCTACTTCGCTATGATCCTCGCTTATGGCTCCGTCCGGTGGTGGAAAATCTTCTCACCGGACCAATGCTCCGGAATCAACCGCTTCGTCGCCATATTCGCCGTCCCTCTCCTCTCCTTCCACTTCATCTCCACCAACAACCCTTACGCCATAAATCTCCGTTTCATCGCCGCAGACACTCTCCAGAAACTAATCATGCTCACTCTTCTAACCCTATGGGCTAACTTCACTCACTCAGGTAGTCTCGAATGGAGCATCACCATCTTCTCCCTCTCCACGCTTCCCGACACGCTCGTGATGGGTATCCCCCTGTTAACCGCCATGTACGGCGAGTACTCCTGCTCGCTCATGGTTCAGGTCGTCGTTCTCCAGTGTATAGTCTGGTATACAATTCTCCTCTTCTTATTCGAGTACAGAGGAGCGAAGATTTTGATCATGGAGCAGTTCCCGGAGACGGCTGCTTCTATCGTCTCTTTCAAAGTCCATTCCGACGTCGTTTCGTTGGACGGGAACGATCTACTTGAAACGGACGCTGAGATAGGAGGTGATGGGAAGTTACACGTCACGGTGAGGAAGTCAAACGCTTCCCGGAGATTTTTATGTTGTCCAAGTATGACTCCACGTCCGTCTAACATCACCGGAGCTGAGATTTACAGCCTTGACACGACTCCAAGAGGTTCCAACTTTAATCAGTCGGACTCCTATTCAGTGATGGGGTTTTCCGGTGGCCGTCTCTCAAACTTTGGTCAGTCGTCTAGGGGTCAAACTCCTGGGCCTTCAAATTTCGAGGTGAGTTGTGGTATGGCTTCGTCTCCTGGGTTAGGGTATGACCCGGGTACTTCCGGGTCATACCTAGCCCTGAATGCGGAGTTCTCCTCCTTAGTTGCTAACAAAACGGTTAGCAAAAACCACCATACAAGAGGAAAGTCTAGTAGTAGTCATGATGCTAAGGAGCTCCATATGTTTGTTTGGGGCTCCAACGGAGGATCCGATCAGGGAGCAAAAGAGATCCGAATGATAGTCCCTGAACCTCCTCAAAATGCAGAaacaaaag TGACAGCTACTGGTCCGAGGAATATAGACTTTGGCGGTGAAGAAGAGTCGGAGAGAGTGAAGGAAGTGGCAACCGGACGAAACAAGCTTCAGTGTAACTCCATGGCGGAGCTAAACCCTAGAGAAGCGGTGGAAACCGTACCAGTAAAACATATGCCGCCGGCGAGTGTGATGACTAGGTTGATAGTAAAAATGGTGTGGAGGAAACTCACCAGGAACCCTAACACTTATTCCAGTCTCATTGGTCTCATATGGGCTCTCGTTGCTTTCCG gTGGAATGTGGCAATGCCTAGAATCATTCAGCAATCAATCTCAATCCTCTCTGATGCTGGTCTTGGTATGGCAATGTTCAGTTTGG GGTTGTTCATGGCATTGGAACCTAAATTAATCGCTTGCGGAAACTCTACTGCAACTTTTGCAATGGCTGTGAGGTTCTTGACAGGACCAGCAGTAATGGCCGTTGCTGCCATGGCTATTGGATTACGCGGAGATCTATTACGTGTGGCCATAGTTCAA GCTGCATTGCCTCAAGGAATCATGCCGTTTGTGTTTGCAAAAGAATACAATGTTCATCCGGCAATCTTAAGTACAGG GGTAATATTTGGAATGCTTATTGCACTACCGATCACACTTGTTTACTACATTCTACTTGGGCTATAA